The Ranitomeya imitator isolate aRanImi1 chromosome 6, aRanImi1.pri, whole genome shotgun sequence genome window below encodes:
- the AZIN1 gene encoding antizyme inhibitor 1 produces the protein MKGFNEDANYSVGLLDDAATPTDVINNYIYEHTLTGKNAFFVADLGKIVKKHIEWQNTMGHIKPFYTVKCNSSPAVLEILSALGIGFICANKHEMTMVYDLGISMENVIYTNPCKQIAQIKHAAKLGVNIMTCDNEAELKKIARSHPNAKLLLHVATEGISGDEEMNIVFGSTLKNCRHLLECAKENGVQVIGVKFHVSSSSRDPQAYTHALSDARCVCDMGEELGFKMSILDIGGGFSGSVFQLEEVCRAVSPLLDAYFPEESGVRVIAEPGSYYVSSAFTLAVNIIAKKVVEYDQHLPGGKQTSNGPAFIYCMNDGVYGSFASKLSESLNTAPRVHKMYKEDEPVFACSLLGPSYDELDIIVDHCLLPELHVGDWIVFENMGSGTMNEQSAFSDVERPSLYNFMSFSDWYEIQNAGITSDTLLRSLCVPCFQYGDDHFSTAA, from the exons ATGAAAGGATTTAACGAAGATGCAAATTACTCTGTTGGCCTACTGGATGACGCAGCAACTCCTACAGATGTCATTAATAACTATATCTATGAGCATACCCTG ACAGGAAAAAACGCTTTCTTTGTTGCTGACCTGGGGAAGATTGTCAAGAAGCACATTGAATGGCAAAATACCATGGGGCACATAAAGCCATTTTACACTGTGAAGTGTAACTCCTCCCCAGCTGTTCTGGAGATATTATCAGCCCTTGGGATTGGATTTATTTGTGCCAATAAA CATGAAATGACAATGGTCTATGACTTGGGCATCTCTATGGAAAATGTAATATATACTAATCCATGCAAACAAATTGCTCAAATCAAACATGCAGCCAAGCTTGGAGTAAATATCATGACTTGTGACAACGAAGCAGAATTGAAGAAAATAGCACGCAGCCATCCTAATGCCAA GCTCTTGCTTCATGTTGCAACAGAAGGCATCAGTGGAGATGAAGAGATGAACATAGTGTTTGGCAGCACGCTGAAGAACTGCAGACACCTCCTGGAATGTGCTAAGGAAAACGGTGTCCAAGTAATTGGTGTAAA GTTCCATGTGTCCAGCTCTTCCAGAGACCCACAAGCATATACTCATGCTTTATCTGATGCCCGCTGTGTATGCGATATGGGA GAAGAGCTTGGTTTTAAGATGAGTATACTGGATATTGGTGGAGGCTTTTCAGGGAGTGTATTTCAGTTAGAAGAG GTTTGTCGTGCGGTCAGCCCTCTGCTGGACGCTTATTTTCCCGAGGAATCTGGCGTTAGAGTCATAGCAGAGCCTGGAAGCTATTACGTTTCATCTGCATTTACTCTCGCAGTGAATATCATTGCAAAGAAAGTTGTTGAATACGATCAACATCTTCCTGGAG GAAAGCAAACAAGTAACGGACCAGCTTTTATTTATTGCATGAATGATGGAGTTTATGGTTCTTTTGCAAGTAAACTATCTGAAAGCTTGAATACTGCCCCCAGAGTACATAAG ATGTATAAGGAAGACGAGCCTGTGTTTGCCTGCAGCCTCCTGGGTCCATCTTACGATGAACTTGACATAATTGTGGACCATTGTCTCCTGCCAGAGCTGCATGTCGGAGACTGGATTGTGTTTGAGAACATGGGATCTGGTACAATGAATGAACAGTCAGCGTTTTCAGATGTTGAAAGGCCGTCCTTGTACAACTTCATGTCATTCAGTGACTG GTATGAAATCCAAAACGCTGGGATAACATCAGACACCTTGCTGAGGAgcctgtgtgtgccttgttttcagTATGGTGATGACCACTTCTCCACAGCAGCTTAG